The window AAAAAATTGGTTTTATTGATAACGTAAATGTAACAATGGAAACGGATTACCTTGTGAATCCGTTTCACTTCTACCGATACTCTGAAATCCCTGTTTCTGATAAAACGCCAGTGCTTGTGGATTTTGTTCATTAACATCTAAAAAGATCTCACGAGAACGTTGTTTCGCAAAATTAATAAGTTGCTGCCCATAACCTTTTCTAAAATGGTTAGGTTCAATAAACAGCATCTCGACTCTATTTTCATCAAAACCAATAAAACCGACAATTTCGGTCGATACCTCTAATACCCAAATTTCAACCAAATCAAGCCATTGGGCTTGAAGTTGTTGATATAATAGAGCAATATCATTTTGTGTTAAAAAGCGATGTGTTGCACTAACTGAACCAGACCATAATTCAAGCAATATCGGATGCTCAGATTTTACTACTGGCCTAATTAAAATTGACTTACTGTTGCTTTTCACGAATTAACCGCCAATATTCTGAGACTGCTTTTTGGTGCGCTTTATAATTAGTGGTAAAAACATGACCACCTTGGGCATCTGCAACAAAATAGATATAATTAGTTTTATCTGGATGTGCTGCGGCCTCTAAAGAGGCTAAACTCGGCATAGCAATTGGC is drawn from Orbaceae bacterium BiB and contains these coding sequences:
- a CDS encoding GNAT family N-acetyltransferase, whose product is MKSNSKSILIRPVVKSEHPILLELWSGSVSATHRFLTQNDIALLYQQLQAQWLDLVEIWVLEVSTEIVGFIGFDENRVEMLFIEPNHFRKGYGQQLINFAKQRSREIFLDVNEQNPQALAFYQKQGFQSIGRSETDSQGNPFPLLHLRYQ